One Peribacillus simplex NBRC 15720 = DSM 1321 genomic region harbors:
- a CDS encoding Lrp/AsnC family transcriptional regulator — MKSSEKELFDDIDYRILECIQSVNNISNTQIAEIVNLSAPAVHTRLKKIASQGIIDKQVAILNQQRLGFDLLCYVYMSTDIHREEELRILEDQLINIDEILECHSLTGEFDYLMKIVVRDRRELAQFIRKLNKMKVTRIQTNLSLREVKSTTALPIKGEF; from the coding sequence GTGAAGAGCTCAGAGAAGGAATTATTTGATGATATTGATTACCGGATATTAGAATGCATTCAATCAGTGAATAATATTAGTAACACTCAAATCGCAGAAATTGTTAATTTGTCTGCACCTGCAGTACATACTCGGTTAAAAAAAATAGCTTCTCAAGGTATTATTGATAAACAAGTAGCTATTTTAAACCAACAAAGATTAGGATTTGATCTTCTCTGTTATGTGTATATGAGCACTGACATCCACCGAGAAGAAGAACTGAGGATTCTTGAAGACCAGCTAATAAACATAGATGAGATTTTAGAATGCCATAGTCTTACAGGAGAGTTTGATTATCTCATGAAAATTGTGGTTAGGGATCGTAGAGAATTAGCTCAGTTTATAAGGAAATTAAACAAGATGAAGGTTACCAGAATCCAAACTAATCTGTCTTTGCGGGAAGTGAAAAGCACAACCGCATTGCCAATTAAAGGAGAGTTTTAA
- a CDS encoding DMT family transporter, with translation MMLLTSLLWAGNFVISKSLIDHGSTITLSALRWLIAVIVLIPMLWKKERKLTPPKKAIKPLFFMALTGVVLFNVFQFQALNYTSSTNVGLISTLNTVFIAIFSVIFLKEKINLLQVGAIGLSFIGVLVVLTNGNVAELTSLHLNIGDLWMLMASLIWGMYAVFSKHAMNYVSPLMATLYAGVFGVLILTPFAIIEGSFITNIDTAFILSLLYTGVVSTVVCMVLWNLGVQKLGATNAGLFLNFNPIFTAILAMLILGEEITLFQVVGGLIVIIGCFLFTRFNRLEGLKKIRLFES, from the coding sequence ATGATGCTATTAACTAGTTTACTATGGGCAGGTAACTTTGTTATTAGTAAATCTCTAATTGATCACGGTTCAACTATCACTTTATCTGCATTAAGGTGGCTCATTGCAGTTATTGTATTAATTCCAATGTTATGGAAAAAAGAAAGAAAATTAACACCACCTAAGAAAGCTATAAAACCGTTGTTTTTTATGGCATTAACAGGAGTTGTTTTGTTTAACGTTTTTCAATTTCAAGCACTTAATTATACTTCATCAACAAATGTAGGATTAATATCAACTTTAAACACCGTTTTCATAGCTATCTTTTCTGTTATATTTCTTAAAGAAAAAATCAATCTTTTACAAGTTGGAGCAATTGGCCTGTCATTTATAGGTGTGCTGGTTGTTTTAACAAATGGGAACGTGGCTGAATTAACTTCCTTACACTTGAACATTGGTGATTTGTGGATGCTTATGGCATCCCTAATTTGGGGTATGTATGCAGTTTTCAGCAAACATGCTATGAATTATGTTAGCCCCTTAATGGCTACATTGTACGCTGGTGTATTCGGAGTTCTTATCCTAACTCCTTTCGCCATCATTGAGGGATCATTTATTACAAATATCGATACTGCTTTTATTCTGTCACTTTTATACACGGGAGTCGTCTCAACTGTAGTGTGTATGGTCCTATGGAATCTTGGCGTACAGAAATTGGGAGCAACGAATGCTGGTCTGTTTCTAAATTTCAATCCAATCTTTACTGCAATTTTAGCGATGTTAATACTCGGAGAAGAAATTACACTATTCCAAGTCGTCGGTGGTTTGATTGTTATTATCGGTTGTTTTCTTTTCACTCGATTCAATCGACTAGAAGGATTAAAAAAAATACGTTTATTTGAATCTTAG